Below is a window of Streptomyces sp. NBC_01429 DNA.
CCCGACCGGACCGCCCGCCCCGCCCCGCGCGGCGCCGACGGGACAATGCTTCGGGCGCCGGCATGAGATCGCGGTGCCCGGCCGGTTGGCCGGGCGTACCAGGTGCTGGGTGGGGTCGAGGTCTCCCCAGGCCGGGCCAGGCAACGGAATACCGGGTTGCCTCCGGATCGGTCGTCGGGCGGTGTCAGATGGTGAATCGTTACCTCGGACCGGCCCGGGCGCGGCGCCCCCGTCCGCGTGCACCGCTTCGCGAATATGGGTGAGCAAGGGTGACACTCGACCTTAGTGGACAGTGGAGGACGCTCAATGCGCCGTATCGCCGCCGTACTTCTCGGATCTCTCGTGCTCAGCGGAATCGCCGTCACGTCGGCCCACGCGGACGACTACTCGGACTTCCAGCAGTTCAGCGCGCAGCTCAGCGCGGGTGAAGGTGCGGGTGTCCAGTACACGCAGAACCAGGACGGGGGCTGGGGCTCGGACGACGAGTAGCCGTCCGCCGCCTTCCAGGCTCTTCCCCCATGTCCCGGACACGGGTGGTGGGGAGAGGCGACGGGGATACGTCGCAACTGTTCCCCTCTCCCCGGCACGCCGCAGGCCCTCCGCGCCCATGCCCGGAGGGCCTGCGGTGTAGAGGAGTCAGATCACCTCTGGCTGACGCGCCGGTCGTACAGTGCCACTCACGGCCTCGCCACACGACCCTGACCACCACCCAGCGCTACCTGCACCCCGACGTACACACGATCACAGCAGCCGGAGCGGCGCTCTCGGCCCACTTCAACGCGCTGCGCGCACCACGCTCGCTGCCGAGCCCCATCGTCATGACCCGCTGACCCGGTCAAGGACGCTGGTCCCCAGCTGGTCCCCAAAAACGATCGAGGGCCGGTATCGGATTCCTCCGATACCGGCCCTGACCTCGACTCCCATGAGTCGGGACGACAGGATTTGAACCTGCGACCCCTTGACCCCCAGTCAAGTGCGCTACCAAGCTGCGCCACGTCCCGATGCCCGTCTGACCTGCGGTTTCCCCGGTCCGAACGCGCATGAGAACAATACCGCACTCCGGGCGGTGATCACGAACCGCTTTCCGGGCGGGCCCGGCCGGCTCACCGCGTGAGCGGTACGAGAGACACGAAAGGCGCGTCGCCGTGCCCGCGCGGCCCGTACGGGGGACCCTGAAGACCTGCCCCGTACGTCCCCACGAGAGGAGCCCGTCATGACCGCGAGCGGTGACCTGCTGATCGACGCCTTCGGCCGGATCCGCGAGATCGTCCACGAGGCGGTGGACGGCCTCTCCCCCGACGAGCTGGCCGTGCGGCTCGACGACGGCGCGAACTCCATCGCCTGGCTCGTCTGGCATCTCACCCGGGTCCAGGACGACCATGTCGCGGACGTGGCGGGGACGGAGGAGGTCTGGCTCGCGGAGCGGTGGTCGGAGCGGTTCGCGCTGCCGTTCCCGTCCGGTGCCACCGGGTACGGCCACCGGGCCGAGGACGTGGCCGCGCTCGGCGGCAGCGGCGTCGGGGCCGATCTGCTGGCCGGGTACCACGACGCCGTGCACGACCGGACGGTCGCGTATCTCGGCACGCTCGACGACGCGGACCTCGGGCGGATCGTCGACGACGCGTGGACCCCGCCGGTGACCCTCGGCGCACGGCTGGTCAGCGTCGTCGCGGACGACCTCCAGCACGCCGGGCAGGCCATGTTCGTCAGGGGCTGGCTGGAGCGCCCCTGACCGGCGCCGCGGCCGGGGCCGCGGTCAGGGCGGGGCCCGGGGCGGGCTCGTCGGCCCCGGCGGCGAGGTCCTTGTAGAAGAACGTCGTCGCGCGCGGCGTCCCGCCCGGGTCCGCCGCGTGTCCCGGGACCACCCCCACCGCCGTCCACCCCGCGGACCGGTACAGCGCCTCGGCGGGGCTGCCGGTCTGGGTGTCGAGCAGCAGCAGCGTCACCCCGGACCCTGCGGCCGCCTCCTCGGCGGCGGTGAGCAGCGTACGTCCGAGGCCGCGCCCCCGGGCCTCGCGGTGGACGAGCAGCTTGCCGATCTCGGCGCGATGGCGGCCATTGGCCTTGTCGGCGTACGTCACCCCGACCGTTCCCATGACGCGCCCGCCGGACCTGGCGACCCGTACGGACAGCCGTCCGTCCCGTACGGCCGGGGCCTGCGCCCGCCACCAGCCGGCGGCGGCGGCCCGGTCCAGCGGGTCGAGGAATCCGACCGAGGCCCCGCCCGCGACCGCGTCGACCAGCAGCTCGGCCAGTTCGTCGGCGGCGGCGAGGAGTCCGTCGGCGGACAGGGCCGCCACCTCGTGCCTCACGGCTGGACCACCACGATCGCGTACCGGGCGGGCCCGGGTCCCGGGCAGCGCAGCCGGGTCGGCCCCCACAGCCGGGTGCGCAGGCAGTCGCCCGTGCGCAGAAGGTGCGGCTCGCGCCCGACCGTGAACTCGACCGTTCCCTCCAGCACCCACAGGTGCTGCTCCATGCCCGGGACCGGCGGCCGCTCGTACGCCACGTCCGCGCCGGCCCGCAGGGTGGCCTCGACCACCTCGGCCCGCAGCCCGGCCTGCGGTGGCGAGACCGAGCGGCGTACGAAACCGGAGGCCGCGTCGGTCCAGACGGTCTGCTCCGCCGCCCTGACCAGCTGAGCGGGTTCCGCCTCGACCTCGCTGAGCAGCTGCGACATGGTGCGTCCGTACACCGCGCAGACCCGGCCGAGCAGCGACGCGGTGGGGCTGATCTCGCCGCGTTCGGCGCGCGACAGCGTGGAGCGGCTCACTCCGCTGCGGCGGGCCAGCTCCTCCAGGGACCAGCCGCGCGCGCTCCGCAGCTCGGCGAGGCGCTCGGCCAGCAGCGCGTCGACGGGGTCGTCAGCGTTCTCTCTCACATCTGGAACGATATCCCGTATCCGAGACAGGGCGGGACGGTCTCACGGTCTCAGAGATGGCCGGACTCCCTGCGGTGGATCTCCGCCATCAGCTGCCCGGCGAACGACTTGATGGTGTCCAGCCCGGTCCGCCCCCAGCGCCGCGGCTCGGTGTCAGCGACACAGACGGTGCCCAGCGCCATGCCCGTCCGGTCGATGAGCGGCGCACCGAGGTACGAGCGGATGCCGATCTCGTCCACCAGGGCGTTCCCGGCGAACCGGGGGAAGTCCCGTACGTCCTCCAGGACCAGCGCCTTGCGCCGGACCACCACATAGGGGCAGTAGCCGTGGTCCTTGGCCATGAACCGCTCGCCCAGGTCGCCCGGCGGCGCGTGCAGTCCCGCGAAGAACTGCCGGTGTTCGTCGATGAAGTTGACCATCGCGTACGGAGCGCCGGTCATCCGGGCCAGCTGGCCGGCGTAGGCGTCGAGGGCCGGCTCCGGGCGCTCCCCGAGGCCGAGCCCGCGCAGCCGCACCGCCCGCTCGGGCGCCCCTTGGTCGACCGGGGTCAGCAGCAGACGGCCGATCGGGTCGTACGTCATGCGCGGGCTCCGTCGGTCGGGGATATCAGGGTCATTCGGCGTTCTCCGGTACGGGAGGCAGCGGCGGGGACGAGGTGATCAAGTGTTGAACGAGCGTGACCAGGGTCTGGATACCGGAACTGGCGATCCGCGCGTCGCAGAGCACGATCGGCACCTCGGGCTTGAGGTCTATCGCGGCCCGCACCTCCTCCGGTTCGTAGCGGTACGAACCGTCGAACTCGTTGACCGCGACGACGAATCCGATGCCGCGCTGCTCGAAGAAGTCCACGGCGGAGAAGGAGTATTCGAGCCGCCGGGTGTCGGCCAGCACGATCGCGCCGAGCGCGCCCCGTGACAGCTCGTCCCACATGAACCAGAAGCGCTCCTGGCCGGGGGTGCCGAAGAGATAGAGCACGTGCCGCTCGTCGAGCGTCAGCCGGCCGAAGTCCATGGCGACCGTCGTGGAGGTCTTGGCCTCGACCCCCGTCAGATCGTCGGTGGCCGCGCTGACCTGGGTCAGCAGTTCCTCGGTGCTCAGCGGCGCGATCTCGCTGACCGCCCCGACGAACGTCGTCTTGCCGACCCCGAACCCGCCCGCGACCAGGACCTTCAGCGCGGTCGGGAACGGCTCCGGCTCCGGCGCCGGAAGGGGGTCGGCACGGAGGGCCGGGGCG
It encodes the following:
- a CDS encoding helix-turn-helix domain-containing protein, with product MRENADDPVDALLAERLAELRSARGWSLEELARRSGVSRSTLSRAERGEISPTASLLGRVCAVYGRTMSQLLSEVEAEPAQLVRAAEQTVWTDAASGFVRRSVSPPQAGLRAEVVEATLRAGADVAYERPPVPGMEQHLWVLEGTVEFTVGREPHLLRTGDCLRTRLWGPTRLRCPGPGPARYAIVVVQP
- a CDS encoding GAF domain-containing protein yields the protein MTYDPIGRLLLTPVDQGAPERAVRLRGLGLGERPEPALDAYAGQLARMTGAPYAMVNFIDEHRQFFAGLHAPPGDLGERFMAKDHGYCPYVVVRRKALVLEDVRDFPRFAGNALVDEIGIRSYLGAPLIDRTGMALGTVCVADTEPRRWGRTGLDTIKSFAGQLMAEIHRRESGHL
- a CDS encoding mycothiol transferase codes for the protein MTASGDLLIDAFGRIREIVHEAVDGLSPDELAVRLDDGANSIAWLVWHLTRVQDDHVADVAGTEEVWLAERWSERFALPFPSGATGYGHRAEDVAALGGSGVGADLLAGYHDAVHDRTVAYLGTLDDADLGRIVDDAWTPPVTLGARLVSVVADDLQHAGQAMFVRGWLERP
- a CDS encoding GTP-binding protein is translated as MAYDDSSDPLSGFAPAPALRADPLPAPEPEPFPTALKVLVAGGFGVGKTTFVGAVSEIAPLSTEELLTQVSAATDDLTGVEAKTSTTVAMDFGRLTLDERHVLYLFGTPGQERFWFMWDELSRGALGAIVLADTRRLEYSFSAVDFFEQRGIGFVVAVNEFDGSYRYEPEEVRAAIDLKPEVPIVLCDARIASSGIQTLVTLVQHLITSSPPLPPVPENAE
- a CDS encoding GNAT family N-acetyltransferase; the protein is MRHEVAALSADGLLAAADELAELLVDAVAGGASVGFLDPLDRAAAAGWWRAQAPAVRDGRLSVRVARSGGRVMGTVGVTYADKANGRHRAEIGKLLVHREARGRGLGRTLLTAAEEAAAGSGVTLLLLDTQTGSPAEALYRSAGWTAVGVVPGHAADPGGTPRATTFFYKDLAAGADEPAPGPALTAAPAAAPVRGAPASP